One part of the Phaenicophaeus curvirostris isolate KB17595 chromosome 2, BPBGC_Pcur_1.0, whole genome shotgun sequence genome encodes these proteins:
- the ZNF512 gene encoding zinc finger protein 512 has product MRGGGGADTRPGHRRQQKDKRSPGSKKSKQLKEVETTALGLNSNYDETVSNVSSSSLKSRENGSAESRSKRTIRRPAYWLEMRGIKNSINKSSERKGEALLKGKRKSEQAEGEDLKDSPKKKQKISGKKQQAGTHQNSKTKGHSVQKEPATYGAGSVEEQWSLEIQEKGRVTCPTCRAVARKTVEGLKKHMLNCRQEMFTCHHCGKQLKSLGGMKYHVMADHNNQPVVKEGGELDEQLERDRLRKVLKRMGKLKCSREGCTGSFTSIMGYLYHIKKCGKAASELEKMAMKCHHCGKAYKSKAGLVYHLRSKHGPVTFLHEERRTESLKEIKRETNSTGRVQRRSAKVAIYYLHELAGEELAKEWPKRKVLQDLIPDDRKLKYTRPGLPTFSQDVLCKWKTEIKMYRRVHCPNQGCESVYGSVSGLKSHLGTCTLGDFVAGKYKCLLCEKEFISESGVKYHINSVHAEDWFDVNTTTTKSFEKLMKIRQREEQRKQWKKRPLTRGKKKRTGTLSAKKLPAAGVEKTRRSKRSCPQRVDNESVSSEEGELQVAQRAEFPKTSRKRGRK; this is encoded by the exons atgcggggcggcggcggcgcg GACACCCGGCCTGGACATCGCAGACAGCAGAAGGACAAGCGGTCGCCAGGAAGCAAAAA GTCTAAGCAACTGAAGGAGGTAGAAACTACGGCACTGGGACTGAACAGTAACTATGATGAGACAGTCAGCAACGTTTCTTCTTCATCACTGAAGAGCCGAGAGAATGGAAGCGCAGAGTCCAGAAGCAAGCGGACCATTCGCAGACCTGCTTACTGGTTGGAAATGAGAGGAATAAAAAACAGCATTAACAagtcttcagaaagaaaag GAGAAGCACTGTTGAAAGGCAAGAGGAAATCTGAACAAGCAGAAGGCGAAGATCTCAAAGACTCAcccaagaagaagcagaagatttCGG gaaaaaagcagcaagctGGAACACACCAAAACTCGAAGACAAAAGGCCACTCTGTTCAGAAAGAACCGGCGACTTATGGTGCAG GTAGCGTGGAAGAGCAATGGTCTTTGGAAATTCAGGAGAAGGGCCGAGTTACCTGCCCCACGTGCCGGGCTGTGGCGAGGAAGACTGTAGAAGGACTGAAGAAGCACATGTTAAATTGCAGGCAG GAGATGTTCACGTGCCATCACTGTGGAAAGCAGCTGAAGTCTTTAGGAGGGATGAAATACCATGTCATGGCAGACCATAACAACCAG CCGGTTgtgaaggagggaggagaacTGGATGAGCAGCTTGAGCGAGACCGCCTTCGCAAGGTTTTGAAGCGTATGGGAAAACTAAAGTGTTCGAGGGAG GGCTGCACAGGCAGCTTCACTAGCATAATGGGATACCTGtatcacattaaaaaatgtGGGAAGGCTGCTTCTGAGCTGGAGAAAATGGCTATGAAGTGCCATCACTGCGGAAAAGCGTACAAGTCAAAGGCGGGACTTGTTTACCATCTCCGATCAAAGCACGGGCCG GTTACTTTCCTCCATGAGGAGAGAAGAACAGAGAGCCTGAAGGAAATAAAACGGGAGACAAACAGCACAGGCAGAGTCCAGAGGAGATCTGCGAAAGTGGCAATCTACTATCTCCACGAGCTAGCTGGAGAAGAGCTGGCCAAGGAGTGGCCCAAGAGGAAAGTTCTGCAGGACTTGATTCCAGATGACCGGAAG CTGAAATACACTCGTCCTGGGCTGCCGACGTTTAGTCAAGATGTGCTGTGCAAATGGAAAACGGAGATAAAAATGTACCGGAGAGTCCACTGCCCAAACCAG gGTTGTGAATCGGTGTATGGCAGCGTCTCAGGACTCAAGTCTCACCTCGGCACATGTACCTTG GGAGACTTTGTGGCTGGTAAATACAAGTGTCTGCTGTGTGAGAAGGAGTTCATTTCGGAGAGTGGAGTCAAGTATCACATCAACTCTGTGCACGCTGAG GACTGGTTTGATGTGAACACAACTACCACGAAAAGCTTTGAGAAGCTGATGAAAATCCGCCAAAGGGAAGAGCAGAGGAAGCAATGGAAGAAACGTCCTTTGACCCGGGGCAAAAAGAAGAGAACCGGGACCCTGTCTGCCAAGaagctccctgctgctggggttGAAAAAACGAGGAGGAGTAAGAGAAGTTGTCCACAGCGAGTGGACAATGAGAGCGTGAGCAGTGAGGAAGGGGAGCTCCAAGTTGCACAGAGAGCTGAATTTCCTAAAACCAGCCGCAAGCGAGGCCGGAAGTAA
- the FNDC4 gene encoding fibronectin type III domain-containing protein 4 isoform X2, producing MGRAPALLGPVLVLLGCGVVRANRPPSPVNVTVTQLKANSATVSWDVPEGDVVIGYAILQQRQDGQMQRFIREVNTTNRACVLWDLAEDADYIIQVQSIGLYGESQASKRVHFRTLKETDRLPSNSSNQGDITMEGLDKDRQLQTGEIIIIVAVLLMWAAVIALFCRQYDIIKDNDSNNNKEKAKPSSEHSTPERPSGGLLRSKKSPSVNIIEV from the exons ATGGGCCGGGCCCCCGCGCTCCTCGGGCCCGTCCTGGTGCTGCTCGGCTGCGGCGTCGTGAGAGCCA ACAGGCCACCATCCCCTGTCAACGTGACTGTGACGCAGCTGAAGGCAAACTCTGCCACGGTCTCCTGGGACGTCCCAGAAGGAGACGTAGTCATCGGCTATGCCATCCTACAGCAG CGGCAAGACGGGCAGATGCAGCGCTTCATCCGGGAGGTGAACACCACCAACCGGGCCTGCGTGCTGTGGGACTTGGCGGAGGATGCTGATTACATCATTCAGGTACAGAGCATTGGCCTCTATGGAGAAAGCCAGGCCAGCAAGCGCGTCCACTTCCGCACCCTGAAGGAGACCGACCGCCTcccttccaacagctccaacCAAG GTGATATCACCATGGAAGGGCTggacaaagacaggcagctGCAGACGGGTGAGATCATCATCATCGTGGCGGTGCTGCTCATGTGGGCAG CGGTGATCGCCCTCTTCTGCAGACAGTATGATATCATCAAGGACAACGATTCCAACAACAACAAGGAAAAGGCCAAGCCGTCCTCGGAACACAGCACGCCAGAGCGACCGAGCGGAGGGCTGCTGCGGAGCAag AAGTCTCCCTCAGTCAATATCATCGAGGTGTAA
- the FNDC4 gene encoding fibronectin type III domain-containing protein 4 isoform X1 yields MGRAPALLGPVLVLLGCGVVRANRPPSPVNVTVTQLKANSATVSWDVPEGDVVIGYAILQQRQDGQMQRFIREVNTTNRACVLWDLAEDADYIIQVQSIGLYGESQASKRVHFRTLKETDRLPSNSSNQGDITMEGLDKDRQLQTGEIIIIVAVLLMWAAVIALFCRQYDIIKDNDSNNNKEKAKPSSEHSTPERPSGGLLRSKKKSPSVNIIEV; encoded by the exons ATGGGCCGGGCCCCCGCGCTCCTCGGGCCCGTCCTGGTGCTGCTCGGCTGCGGCGTCGTGAGAGCCA ACAGGCCACCATCCCCTGTCAACGTGACTGTGACGCAGCTGAAGGCAAACTCTGCCACGGTCTCCTGGGACGTCCCAGAAGGAGACGTAGTCATCGGCTATGCCATCCTACAGCAG CGGCAAGACGGGCAGATGCAGCGCTTCATCCGGGAGGTGAACACCACCAACCGGGCCTGCGTGCTGTGGGACTTGGCGGAGGATGCTGATTACATCATTCAGGTACAGAGCATTGGCCTCTATGGAGAAAGCCAGGCCAGCAAGCGCGTCCACTTCCGCACCCTGAAGGAGACCGACCGCCTcccttccaacagctccaacCAAG GTGATATCACCATGGAAGGGCTggacaaagacaggcagctGCAGACGGGTGAGATCATCATCATCGTGGCGGTGCTGCTCATGTGGGCAG CGGTGATCGCCCTCTTCTGCAGACAGTATGATATCATCAAGGACAACGATTCCAACAACAACAAGGAAAAGGCCAAGCCGTCCTCGGAACACAGCACGCCAGAGCGACCGAGCGGAGGGCTGCTGCGGAGCAag aaGAAGTCTCCCTCAGTCAATATCATCGAGGTGTAA